Proteins from a genomic interval of Arachis hypogaea cultivar Tifrunner chromosome 10, arahy.Tifrunner.gnm2.J5K5, whole genome shotgun sequence:
- the LOC112716397 gene encoding uncharacterized protein, whose protein sequence is MVYFHNSISLCNSTMANSICSSDSGSKSRPNNSSNHLNRNRRVPISSSSSSANSLQIPPCDRSRLAIVDVVIFIAVISAILYLFFPYIELVIITSIRVSKVVFCVMKEEFSVAPSIYIAIVMSIVCAALATWGVVACTSRKCGNPNCKGLRKAAEFDIQLETEDCVKNSGSVSKDGGGGGGAGAAGIKKGLFELPRDHHRELEAELKKMAPINGRAVLVLRARCGCSVGRLEVPGPKKHPRKIKK, encoded by the coding sequence ATGGTCTATTTCCATAACTCAatctctctctgcaactccaCCATGGCGAATTCGATTTGCTCCTCGGATTCTGGCTCAAAATCGAGGCCAAACAACAGCAGCAACCACCTTAATCGGAATCGGAGGGTTCcaatttcatcatcatcatcatcggccAATTCGCTTCAGATTCCACCTTGTGACCGATCTCGATTGGCCATAGTTGATGTTGTGATCTTCATCGCGGTTATCAGTGCAatcttgtacttgttcttccctTACATAGAGCTTGTGATTATAACctccataagggtttcaaaagtGGTATTTTGTGTGATGAAAGAGGAGTTTTCGGTGGCGCCTTCGATCTATATCGCAATAGTGATGAGTATTGTGTGTGCTGCATTGGCAACTTGGGGTGTTGTGGCTTGCACTAGCAGGAAGTGTGGAAACCCCAATTGCAAGGGTTTGAGGAAGGCTGCAGAGTTTGATATTCAGTTGGAGACTGAAGATTGTGTCAAGAATTCGGGTTCTGTGAGCAAGGATGGTGGTGGAGGAGGTGGCGCCGGTGCTGCCGGCATTAAGAAGGGTCTATTCGAGCTTCCTCGTGATCATCATAGGGAGCTGGAAGCTGAGCTTAAGAAGATGGCACCAATCAATGGAAGGGCTGTACTTGTTCTCCGGGCTAGGTGCGGCTGCTCGGTTGGTAGGTTGGAGGTTCCCGGGCCGAAGAAGCATCCGCGGAAGATCAAGAAGTAG